The Streptomyces sp. 135 sequence TCGACGCCCATCGCGGTGTACGCGCGCAGGGACTCGGCGAGGGCCTCCGGCTTGCCGTGCAGCGTCCGGCGCCCCACGGGCCAGCCCGGCTCGCCGACGTACAGGGCCTCGGTGATCGCGCCGATGACGATCGGCTCCTCGATCCCCGCCTGTGCCCGCAGCCGCCTGAGCTTCGCGATCTGCGCGGGCAGCTTGTCGCGCGGGTCGCCCTGGGGCAGCCAGCCGTCGGCGCGGGTCGCCGCGCGGCGGATGGCGGCGGGTGAGGAGCCGCCGACCCAGAGGGGTATGTGCCGCTGGGCGGGGCGGGGGCGCTGGCCGAGTCCGCCGAAGTGGTAGCGGGTGCCGTGGTGTTCGGGGTATTCGTCCGGGCCGAGCGCGGCCCTCAGCGCGTCGATCGTCTCGTCGAGGACCGGCCCGCGCCGCGCGAAGTCGACGCCGAGCGCCTCGAACTCCTCCGGTACGTGCCCGGCGCCGACCCCGAGGATCAGGCGGCCGCCGCTGAGGTGGTCCAGGGTCGCGTACTGCTTGGCGGTGAGGAGGGGGTGGCGCAGGCCCACGATGGCGACGTGGCTCATCAGCCGGACGCCCTCGGTGGCGGCGGCGAGGTAGGAGAGGGTCGCCACGGGGTCGTACCAGGTGGTGCCCATGGCTTCGGCGAGGCGGCGGGGGATCGCGACGTGGTCGCAGCTCGCGAGGTAGGCGAAGCCCGCGCGGTCGGCGGTGCGGGCGATCTCGACGAGGTCGCCGGGGGTCGCGTCGGCTTCCCAGGGTTCGGCGTAGAGGGAGCTCTGGGACTGTACGGGGAGCTGCATCCCGTACGCGAGGGACGAATTCCACTGCGCTGGCGGGGACATGGCTGGCGACTCCTGCCTCTCGGCCGGACGAGACCTGACGGCACGTCACTTACGCGTCGGTGGCCATGGTGCGGGCTGACGGTCCGTCAGGCAAGGGCCTGGCCATGTGGCTTCGTCGCGGGAGAGCGCCCGCCGCCTGTTCGCCGGTGAGCCGCCGACGACCGTCTGCCGGTGCCGGCGGCCCTGCGGGACAGCGGCCTACGGGCGCTGCCTCACCCGGTCGACGATCCCCCAGTCCACCACGTGCGACAACTGGATGTACTTCTTCTTCCCGGAAGCCGAGATCCGCTCGTCGCGGAAGCCCAGGAACTCATACGAGGCAGGGTCGAAGATCAGGTACGCGCCTTCGCGGGACCCGCGCTCGGCGTGGGCGACCCCCACCCCGGCCCGCCCGGCGGAGTCCTTCACTCCCGGGATCGTCCTGACGCCGGGCACGAGGGCCAGCGCCTCGTACGCCGCGGGGCGCAGTCCCTGGGGCAGCACCGGGTTCTTCAGGAGCTCACCGAGCAGCCAGTAGGCCTCGAACCGCTGGTGCTTGTCGAGATCGCTGACCGACCGGTCGTCGGACCCGCCGCGGGAGCCGAGGGAGATGATGGCCCAGATGAGCTTCTCCGGATCTTGGGGCAGCTTCTTCAGCTCACTCCACTTCCGGGGTGGCCACACCCCGCCGCCCTTCCCCGCGGGCTCCTCCCACATCTCGCGGCCCAGTTCCATGGACAAGGAGCGCTTGGAGACGTCCACCGAGTCCCACATCTCGTCGGTGTAGGTCTTGACCTCGCCGGTCTTCCGCTCCGTCTCCTTGATGATCCGCTTCGAGTAGATGAACTGGTCGTCGCGCGGCGCCACCGGCTCCTTCTCCCGCTGGCGCTCCCACGCCGCCGCCCCGTTCAGCACCGTCGCGGCGGCGTTCTCCACCCGCGGGGTGCTCGTGCCCGGAGCACCGCCGCCCTCCCCGGAGCCGTCCGTGCCGATGAGCACCGCCGTCCCCGTGACCGCCGTGGCGACCACCGCGGCCGCCACGAGGCGCAGCGCGCGGCGGCGACCGGGGCCAGTACCGGTGCCGGTGTGACGGTCCGCGTGGACCATCGTGTTGAGCAGCCGGTGCCGGGCCCGGTCCCGGGCCGGACCGGTGAGCGGGGCCGCGTCCGCGTCCCACTCCCTCAGGAGTTCGAGTTCGTCATTCATGGTCGGATACCTCTCGCAGTGCCGTCGGATCGGATCCGCCCAATGTTTCGCGCAGCTTGCCGCGAGCCCGGTGCAGCCGTGATCTGACCGTGCCCACGGGGATACCGAGGGCCTGGGCCGTCTCCTCGTAGCCGAGACCACCCCAGGCCACCAGCAGCAGCACGTCCCGCGGCGTACGGCCCGCGCCACCACCCGGTCCGCGGCCCGGTCGGCCAGCGGCTCGTCGTGATCGGCGGGGGCCGGGACCCGGGCCATGGCCTTGAACCGGCGCGCCTCGGCCCGCCGGTGCCGGCCGACCAGGTTGGTCGCTATGCCGAACAGCCAGGGCCGGGCGTCGGCGCCCGCGCCACGGGCCGGGTCGTAGCGGTGCCGCTGCTGGAACGCGGTGGTGAAGGTCTCCGCCATGAGGTCGTCGGCGACCTCGCCGCCGAGGCGGCGGGCCGCGTAGCGGTGCACCGCGTCGGCGTGCCGGTCGAAGAGCGCGGCGAACGCCTCGGGCTCATCCCGGGACCGCGCGATCACTGAGGCGTCGCTCTCCGGATCGGCACGTGTGGTGCCGATGCCGACGCCTGGTCCGACGGCCATCGGGGCTCCTTTCGTCCAAGGGACGATGCTCGAATACTTGGGCTTTCACCTCTCCTTCGCCCATCGCGCCGAAGTGGTTCCCTCGGGGTGGTCCGGGATCCGGTCCCGCTCGTGTGCCTGAGCGCGTGTCATGTGCGCGAGTTCGGCGACGCAAGGGCCGCAACCGTATACGTCGCCTGTCGCGCCGGGCGTGGTCACCGAACCGATCCACAGCACACGCACGTCCCGGCGCCGGCAGTACAGCCAGCAGGAACCGGTCACCCACCGGTTCCCGTCGTCGGTCCGCGCGACGAGCGGCCACGCGTCGCGCCACTGGCGTGCCGCGGCCGGGGTGAAGATCACGGCTACCGCTCGGCGCGCGGCGCGCCCGCGACGTGCAGGAAGCCCCCGGCCTTCTCGATCTCGCTCGCCAGTTCGTCGTACTCCTGCGGCACGGCGGAGATCATCGAGCGGCACGCCGTGAGCACCGCCCCCGCCTCCCCGCGGCGCACGCGCCACAGGGCACGCCCCAGCCCGTCCCGCCCCTGCGGCGGCAGCAGCCCCGCGCGCTCCTCGATCACCTCGGTGATCTCCCAGCCGAACGCCTCGGCGTACTCCACGCAGTCGATGCGGGGCCCCACGATGTTCGCCTGCGGGGCCCCGCACAGGTAGATCACGCAGCGGAATCGCTTGATCCGGCCGGACCCCTCCGGTGCGATGCCGGCCGCCGCGTCCGCCAGTGCGCGTCGGCGTCTCAGGTCACCGTCGGTTCGACCGGTGCGGGTGCCGCTCTGCTGCTGTTCCTCGTCCATGCTGGCCATGCACTCATAGTGCCCAGCTGATCACCCACGGTGAAGGGATGGGTCATAGGAGCGGCCGAGGTCACCCGGCCCCCGCTCGTACGCTCCGTCGGACCTACGCGATCAGCGGCACACCGATCAGTTCGCTGATGTGCCGCACCCGTGCCGTGGATACCTTGGCGAGGCGCTTGCCGATGACGCCGGGCAGCGCCTGGTGCCTGACCCACTCCGGGGCGTCGAGGCCCACCTCGATCAGCGTGTCCGCCGCCTTGTCGTGCAGCCCTGCCGCGCACTGCGCGAGAGCGACGTCGAGTTTGTAGCGGTTGCGGGCCACCTTCGACATGGTCTGGGGGAGCTTCTTCATGTCGGGGTGCCCTGCGAGCTTGAGGGCGCGCCCGTAGTTCTTCAGTGCAACGTGGATGCCAACGGCCTCTGCCTTCACCGCCGTTGGGCCGAAGCTGGTGCCGTACAGCTTCTCGTCACGGCCGAGCCTCGCCGCCGCGGCGTGCGCCTGGGAGAGGTAGTCGTCGGCCGCGCTCTCGTCCTCGCGTCTCGACGCCGCCACGGCCGCGGAGATCATCAGCCGCCCGTACGCGAGCAGTTGGGGGCGCGACCCGCTGCTGAACGACGGCTCGATCGCCAGCGCCGCCCGCTCGGCCCCTGCCACGGCACGGGGCAACTTGGCGCCACGCAGGTGGACCCACGACAGCGTGGACTCCAAGAGGGCCGTCAGCACGGGGTCGCCGACGTCGTTCGCGAGCCACTTCGCCGACGTGAGCGCGCTCAGCGCGAGGTCACGTCGCCCGAACCCGTTCGAGCAGGACGCGGCCACGCGGTACGTGCTCGCCAGGACGGCTCCCAGCCGCTCACGCTCAGCGCCGGTGGAACCGGCGTACCTGGCCTGCCCTTCCATGAGCACCTTCGAGGCGTAGGCGCTGAGCGCCGCCGTATCGCTCGCCCAGTACGCGTCCCACGCCCGGTCGCGGGCCTCGCTCAGCTCATCGGTGCTGCTCGGCTCGTCGATGCCGTCCCACTCGCCGAGGGCACTCCCGTGTACGGCGTCGGACAGTTGACGCAGCGCGGCGCGGTCCCCTTGGGCCATCCCCCGCCGCGGCGCCTGCTGCCCCAGGATCACCGACACGTCCGTATTCAACGCATGCGCCAGCTTCAGCAGCGAGCCGATGGACAACTCCCCCCGGTCCTGCTCCGCCTTCTGCACCAGGGCCAGCGACAGCCCCGCCGCCTCCGCCAGCCCCTGCTGGGTCAGATCGGAGCCCCGCAGACACTTGATGCGCTTGCCGTTCGTCAGATCCGCCCAGTTGCTCACGGTCACCCCAGTGCGTTCGCTCCGGCTGCTGTACCCCGATGGTAGGCCCGGAGCCCCCGCCTCACGCCCCGGACCAGAGCCCCGAATCCGTCAGTCCCAGCAGGCGGATCGCGTTGCCCCGTACGATCCGCTCCACGACGTCCGGCGCCAAGTGCCCCATCTGCGCCTCCCCCACCTCCCTCGACTTCGGCCACGTCGAGTCCGAGTGCGGGTAGTCCGTCTCGTAGAGCACGTTCCCGACGCCGATGGAGTCGAGGTTCCGCAGCCCGAACGCGTCGTCGAAGAAGCACCCGAAGACGTGTTCCGCGAAGAGTTCCGACGGCGGCCGGTGCACCTTGTCGGCGACGCCGCCCCAGCCCCGGTTCTCCTCCCACACCACGTCGGCCCGCTCCAGGATGTACGGGATCCAGCCGATCTGCCCCTCCGCGTACATGATCCTGAGGTTCGGGAAGCGTTCGAACTTGCCGCTCATCAGCCAGTCCACCATCGAGAAGCAGCAGTTGGCGAAGGTGATCGTCGAACCCACGGCCGGCGGCGCGTCCGCCGAGGTCGACGGCATCCGGCTGGAGGAGCCGATGTGCATCGCCACGACCGTCCCCGTCTCGTCGCACGCCGCGAGGAAGGGGTCCCACTCGTCGGTGTGGATGGACGGCAGCCCGAGGTGCGGCGGAATCTCGGAGAAGGCCACCGCCCGCACCCCGCGCGCGGCGTTGCGCCGCACTTCGGCGGCGGCCAGTTCGGCGTCCCACAGGGGGATGAGGGTGAGCGGTATGAGGCGGCCGTGGGCCTCGGGGCCGCACCATTCCTCGACCATCCAGTCGTTGTACGC is a genomic window containing:
- a CDS encoding TIGR03619 family F420-dependent LLM class oxidoreductase, with product MSPPAQWNSSLAYGMQLPVQSQSSLYAEPWEADATPGDLVEIARTADRAGFAYLASCDHVAIPRRLAEAMGTTWYDPVATLSYLAAATEGVRLMSHVAIVGLRHPLLTAKQYATLDHLSGGRLILGVGAGHVPEEFEALGVDFARRGPVLDETIDALRAALGPDEYPEHHGTRYHFGGLGQRPRPAQRHIPLWVGGSSPAAIRRAATRADGWLPQGDPRDKLPAQIAKLRRLRAQAGIEEPIVIGAITEALYVGEPGWPVGRRTLHGKPEALAESLRAYTAMGVDQIQVRFRSRGRDELTDQMRAFAADVAPHLTD
- a CDS encoding CU044_5270 family protein, coding for MNDELELLREWDADAAPLTGPARDRARHRLLNTMVHADRHTGTGTGPGRRRALRLVAAAVVATAVTGTAVLIGTDGSGEGGGAPGTSTPRVENAAATVLNGAAAWERQREKEPVAPRDDQFIYSKRIIKETERKTGEVKTYTDEMWDSVDVSKRSLSMELGREMWEEPAGKGGGVWPPRKWSELKKLPQDPEKLIWAIISLGSRGGSDDRSVSDLDKHQRFEAYWLLGELLKNPVLPQGLRPAAYEALALVPGVRTIPGVKDSAGRAGVGVAHAERGSREGAYLIFDPASYEFLGFRDERISASGKKKYIQLSHVVDWGIVDRVRQRP
- a CDS encoding helix-turn-helix transcriptional regulator; the encoded protein is MSNWADLTNGKRIKCLRGSDLTQQGLAEAAGLSLALVQKAEQDRGELSIGSLLKLAHALNTDVSVILGQQAPRRGMAQGDRAALRQLSDAVHGSALGEWDGIDEPSSTDELSEARDRAWDAYWASDTAALSAYASKVLMEGQARYAGSTGAERERLGAVLASTYRVAASCSNGFGRRDLALSALTSAKWLANDVGDPVLTALLESTLSWVHLRGAKLPRAVAGAERAALAIEPSFSSGSRPQLLAYGRLMISAAVAASRREDESAADDYLSQAHAAAARLGRDEKLYGTSFGPTAVKAEAVGIHVALKNYGRALKLAGHPDMKKLPQTMSKVARNRYKLDVALAQCAAGLHDKAADTLIEVGLDAPEWVRHQALPGVIGKRLAKVSTARVRHISELIGVPLIA
- a CDS encoding amidohydrolase family protein, with the translated sequence MASPETFPKIISVDDHTVEPPHVWRDRLPSRYRESGPRVVRAPLRQMTFLGGKFAPVMGRQGDDGPIGDWWVYEDLHRPLTRLDTAVGYDRDEIKLEVITYEQMRPGSYSVPDRLADMDVNHVQSALCFPTFPRFCGQTFTEAKDRELGLLGVRAYNDWMVEEWCGPEAHGRLIPLTLIPLWDAELAAAEVRRNAARGVRAVAFSEIPPHLGLPSIHTDEWDPFLAACDETGTVVAMHIGSSSRMPSTSADAPPAVGSTITFANCCFSMVDWLMSGKFERFPNLRIMYAEGQIGWIPYILERADVVWEENRGWGGVADKVHRPPSELFAEHVFGCFFDDAFGLRNLDSIGVGNVLYETDYPHSDSTWPKSREVGEAQMGHLAPDVVERIVRGNAIRLLGLTDSGLWSGA